In Chloroflexota bacterium, one DNA window encodes the following:
- a CDS encoding Rieske 2Fe-2S domain-containing protein, producing MLDAKQNAMLSLTGPGTPGGEFMRRYWQPVALSKDVTRGGQPKAIRIMSEDLVLFRDDAGRAGLLGLHCSHRLTSLAYGRVEDGGVRCPFHGWLYDVEGRCLEQPAEPEGSAFKDQVRHPAYPCQELGGLIFAYMGPPERKPLLPRYEVLVRDDGTRKVDFYPINSNYLQNLEGAVDTVHFSYLHMDRWSQVKHKLSTLPKPELDWEETEYGIWQKSNLPNVQYGILNMVYTYFFFPAGFMRVQGSSAGGDDIKKFQSWYVPVDDQHTLRFQSAFAPFSTHGTPYHWPEDDDFVAPGPENDYFRDYRNVDTICGIPVNAPGTAIKGFLCQDSMVNESQGPIVDRSLERLGEHDRVLAAMRLMMLKAIHDVQEGRDPKHIIRDPSANQIVYIRGREALEAV from the coding sequence GTGCTAGACGCGAAGCAGAATGCGATGCTCAGCCTGACCGGGCCTGGCACACCGGGTGGTGAGTTCATGCGACGGTACTGGCAGCCGGTTGCATTGTCCAAGGACGTGACGCGGGGTGGGCAGCCCAAAGCCATTCGAATCATGAGCGAGGATCTCGTCCTCTTCCGAGACGACGCCGGGCGGGCGGGTCTGCTCGGCCTCCACTGCTCCCATCGGCTGACCTCGCTCGCCTATGGCCGAGTGGAGGATGGTGGCGTCCGTTGCCCCTTCCACGGGTGGCTCTACGACGTCGAGGGCAGATGCCTGGAACAGCCGGCCGAGCCCGAGGGCAGCGCCTTCAAGGACCAGGTGCGGCATCCGGCGTATCCATGCCAGGAGCTGGGCGGGCTCATCTTCGCGTATATGGGGCCGCCCGAGCGGAAGCCCCTGCTCCCGCGGTACGAAGTCCTGGTGCGGGATGACGGCACGCGCAAGGTCGACTTCTATCCCATCAACAGCAACTACCTCCAAAATCTCGAGGGCGCCGTCGACACGGTTCACTTCTCCTACCTGCACATGGATCGCTGGTCGCAGGTGAAGCACAAGCTCTCGACGCTTCCGAAACCCGAGCTGGACTGGGAGGAGACCGAGTACGGCATCTGGCAGAAATCGAACCTCCCGAACGTCCAGTACGGGATCCTCAACATGGTCTACACGTACTTCTTCTTCCCGGCGGGCTTCATGCGAGTCCAGGGAAGCTCCGCGGGCGGGGACGACATCAAGAAGTTCCAATCCTGGTACGTGCCAGTTGACGACCAGCACACGCTCCGATTCCAGAGCGCGTTCGCCCCATTCAGCACGCACGGCACGCCATACCACTGGCCGGAGGACGACGACTTCGTCGCGCCGGGGCCGGAGAACGACTACTTCCGCGATTATCGAAACGTGGACACGATCTGCGGGATTCCCGTCAACGCGCCCGGCACGGCAATCAAGGGCTTCTTGTGCCAGGACAGCATGGTCAACGAGTCGCAGGGACCGATCGTCGATCGCAGTCTGGAGCGCCTGGGCGAGCACGACCGGGTCCTGGCCGCGATGCGCTTGATGATGCTGAAGGCGATCCACGACGTGCAGGAGGGCCGCGACCCGAAGCACATCATTCGCGATCCCTCGGCGAACCAGATCGTGTACATCCGCGGTCGCGAAGCCCTCGAGGCGGTCTAG
- a CDS encoding UbiD family decarboxylase encodes MDFRTFLSAYEESFPGQVVHVDREVDSRYEAAAIGIKAQKELREAPMFIFHKIRRVDGTLSPWPVVVNVFASRHRSAFAANSTFARLGREMHERRANRIKPVVVERSEAPVKEVVTVGDAVDARQIPALVHMAWDPGPYIPAGFLVTYDPDTGIDNCALQRGWIADAREIRVFPNTTSHNARNIRKSEERGEDARVAFWIGHHPAVYLGAGVKQGYPDSHWESCGGMIGQPLRLVPSETLGDDFLVPADAEFVIEGIIPRGKRKPEGPFGEYTHYYGGQRLNPYMEVTCVSHRRDPFWFSILCGSIDDGIGGLRREGAVYSVLSRVVPQVQDIYRPDSSPNHMYVRMRKTHVAQPRTAILTVLAAAGGSVKHVFVFDEDVDIFDEQEVLWAIGSRSDWSRDMIVVPNLPTTTLDPTATGLGMGTSGGIDCTKPSAPALYEQRSFVPSEVMDRIQLKDYIPSA; translated from the coding sequence ATGGATTTTCGCACCTTCCTCTCGGCGTATGAGGAGAGCTTCCCGGGTCAGGTCGTCCACGTGGACCGGGAGGTGGATAGCCGCTACGAGGCGGCTGCGATCGGCATCAAGGCGCAGAAGGAGCTGCGCGAAGCGCCTATGTTCATCTTCCACAAGATTCGACGCGTCGACGGCACGCTGTCGCCCTGGCCGGTCGTGGTGAATGTGTTCGCTTCGCGGCACCGGAGCGCATTCGCCGCCAACAGCACGTTCGCCCGATTGGGACGGGAGATGCACGAGCGGCGGGCGAACCGCATCAAACCGGTGGTTGTCGAGCGCTCAGAGGCGCCCGTCAAAGAGGTGGTGACGGTCGGCGACGCGGTCGACGCTCGCCAGATCCCCGCGCTTGTCCACATGGCATGGGACCCCGGCCCGTACATCCCGGCCGGGTTTCTCGTCACGTACGATCCGGATACGGGGATCGACAACTGCGCGCTTCAGCGCGGGTGGATCGCGGATGCGCGGGAGATCCGCGTCTTCCCCAACACCACGAGCCACAACGCCAGGAACATCCGGAAGTCGGAGGAGCGCGGCGAGGACGCGCGCGTCGCCTTTTGGATCGGCCACCACCCGGCGGTGTACCTGGGCGCCGGCGTGAAGCAAGGGTATCCGGACAGCCACTGGGAATCGTGCGGCGGGATGATCGGCCAGCCCCTGCGGCTCGTTCCATCCGAGACGCTGGGCGACGACTTTCTCGTGCCGGCCGACGCCGAGTTCGTCATCGAGGGGATTATTCCGCGCGGCAAACGAAAGCCGGAGGGTCCGTTTGGCGAATACACCCACTACTACGGCGGTCAGCGGCTGAACCCGTACATGGAGGTAACCTGCGTTTCCCACCGTCGGGACCCGTTCTGGTTCTCGATCCTCTGCGGTTCCATCGACGACGGCATCGGCGGGCTCCGTCGAGAGGGCGCCGTCTACTCGGTGCTGAGCCGGGTGGTGCCCCAGGTCCAGGACATCTATCGTCCGGATTCGTCGCCCAACCACATGTACGTGCGCATGCGGAAGACTCACGTCGCGCAGCCGCGCACGGCGATTCTCACCGTGCTGGCGGCCGCCGGGGGCTCGGTGAAGCACGTGTTCGTGTTCGACGAGGACGTCGACATCTTCGACGAGCAGGAAGTCCTCTGGGCGATCGGCAGCCGCTCTGACTGGTCGCGCGACATGATCGTTGTGCCCAACCTGCCGACAACGACCCTGGACCCCACCGCCACGGGCCTCGGCATGGGCACGAGCGGTGGGATCGACTGCACCAAGCCGTCGGCCCCAGCCCTGTACGAGCAGCGCTCGTTCGTACCGTCGGAGGTCATGGATCGCATTCAGCTCAAGGATTACATTCCCAGCGCGTAG
- a CDS encoding cupin domain-containing protein, with amino-acid sequence MAAPTREPAGPASQQSEPTTYERWVAAQGIPIARGFHIEDLNTLPLAPWEMKGVPGSFVHLEGNAEAHTDGHVLEIPPRGRVTPQKHLYEELVYVLSGRGTTSVWYDGEPRQTFEWQRGSLFTLPINAWHQHFNLSGEEPARYYAVTNAPLIMDLFHNLDFVFQDSFRFTDRFDGSDGSFNGQGEFVALRTWETNFVADVGAFELQAQPRRGGGRNIHFELGHASMMAHTSEFPVGTYKKAHRHGPGANVVIVSGEGYSLYWRDGEPRQRLNWGPGAVFVPPNMVWHQHFNTGSQPARYLALRWNSRRYRLLNVAEGQDEDVRQGGNQIEYEDEDPAILELFREECAKHGVTPDMDRLFQR; translated from the coding sequence ATGGCCGCACCGACGCGAGAGCCAGCCGGACCGGCGTCCCAACAGTCCGAGCCCACGACCTACGAGCGCTGGGTCGCGGCCCAGGGGATCCCCATCGCGCGCGGATTCCACATTGAGGACCTGAACACGCTGCCGCTGGCGCCCTGGGAGATGAAAGGGGTACCGGGCAGCTTCGTCCACCTCGAGGGGAATGCCGAAGCCCACACGGACGGCCACGTCCTGGAGATCCCGCCGCGCGGGCGCGTCACGCCCCAAAAGCACCTCTACGAGGAGCTGGTCTACGTCCTGAGCGGGCGCGGTACGACCAGCGTCTGGTACGACGGCGAGCCACGGCAAACCTTCGAGTGGCAGCGCGGCAGCCTCTTCACCCTGCCGATCAATGCCTGGCACCAGCACTTCAATCTCTCGGGCGAGGAGCCGGCTCGCTACTACGCGGTCACCAACGCTCCCCTCATCATGGACCTCTTCCACAACCTGGACTTCGTGTTCCAGGACTCGTTTCGCTTCACCGATCGATTCGACGGCTCCGACGGCTCGTTCAACGGGCAGGGGGAGTTCGTCGCGCTGCGCACGTGGGAGACGAACTTCGTCGCCGACGTCGGCGCTTTCGAGCTGCAGGCGCAGCCGCGGCGGGGTGGCGGACGCAACATACACTTCGAGCTTGGCCACGCGTCGATGATGGCCCACACGTCGGAGTTCCCGGTCGGGACGTACAAGAAGGCCCACCGCCACGGCCCCGGCGCCAACGTCGTCATCGTCAGCGGTGAGGGCTACTCCCTCTACTGGCGGGATGGCGAGCCTCGCCAGCGCCTCAATTGGGGGCCGGGCGCGGTGTTCGTCCCACCCAACATGGTGTGGCACCAGCACTTCAACACGGGGTCGCAGCCGGCCCGCTACCTGGCCCTCCGCTGGAACAGCCGGCGCTACCGGCTGCTGAACGTGGCCGAGGGGCAGGACGAGGACGTGCGCCAGGGCGGCAACCAGATCGAGTACGAGGATGAGGATCCGGCCATCCTGGAGCTTTTCCGCGAGGAGTGCGCCAAGCACGGCGTCACCCCCGACATGGACCGCCTTTTCCAGCGCTGA